The Fusobacterium necrophorum subsp. necrophorum genome has a window encoding:
- a CDS encoding IS30 family transposase — MVQQKYTIKREKGKHLTSIERGKIEAYFKLGYSKTKIAQLIDVSRRTIQREIKRGWVEGLQNSDLSLYDTYSAHKAQRKYNDSQRKKEGNLKIDKNYELINFLENSMLIDKNSPYAALESAKKKGFNVNISLKTLYNYIHKELFIKFTEKDMCYKKDIRKKSLKEKRIRKQGGKSIEQRAQLINNREEIGHFEMDTVVGKRGSSSCLLVLTDRKSRLEVIRKLKSKTVKDVVETVKNIVREYPELIKTITSDNGSEFMNAEAIEELGIEYFYAHSYSSGERGSNENNNKLIRRYIKKGVDIGSISEEEIIRIEEWMNSYPRKLFNGKSSLEVYSKELTKYFS; from the coding sequence ATGGTTCAACAAAAGTATACTATAAAAAGAGAAAAAGGTAAACATTTAACTTCCATTGAAAGAGGAAAAATTGAAGCTTACTTTAAATTAGGGTATTCTAAAACTAAGATTGCTCAGTTAATTGATGTTTCTAGGAGAACTATTCAAAGAGAAATTAAAAGAGGTTGGGTAGAAGGATTACAAAACTCTGATTTATCTCTTTACGACACATACTCTGCGCATAAAGCTCAAAGAAAATATAATGATTCTCAAAGAAAAAAAGAAGGTAATTTAAAAATAGATAAGAATTATGAATTAATTAATTTTCTAGAAAACTCTATGCTTATTGATAAAAATTCTCCCTATGCAGCTTTAGAAAGTGCTAAAAAGAAGGGTTTCAATGTAAATATATCATTAAAAACATTGTATAACTATATTCATAAAGAATTATTTATAAAATTTACTGAGAAAGATATGTGTTACAAAAAAGATATAAGAAAAAAATCTCTCAAAGAAAAAAGAATAAGAAAACAAGGAGGAAAATCAATAGAACAAAGGGCACAGCTAATTAATAATAGAGAGGAAATAGGTCATTTTGAGATGGACACTGTTGTAGGCAAAAGAGGAAGCTCTTCATGTCTTTTAGTTCTTACAGATAGAAAATCAAGATTAGAAGTAATAAGAAAATTAAAGTCTAAAACAGTAAAAGATGTTGTGGAAACAGTAAAAAATATTGTTAGAGAATATCCAGAACTAATAAAGACAATTACAAGTGATAATGGAAGCGAATTTATGAATGCTGAAGCAATAGAAGAGTTAGGAATAGAATACTTTTATGCACATAGTTATAGTTCAGGAGAAAGAGGAAGTAATGAAAATAATAATAAATTAATTAGGCGCTATATAAAAAAGGGAGTAGATATAGGTTCTATAAGCGAAGAAGAAATAATAAGAATAGAAGAGTGGATGAATTCATATCCAAGAAAATTATTTAATGGGAAAAGTTCCTTAGAAGTATATTCTAAAGAACTTACAAAATATTTTTCTTAG
- a CDS encoding TonB-dependent receptor: protein MKKLFLLFSLIACSNSVYSEIIHLGASDIYSDTGYATNIRSTTSSPFIITAKEIQEKRFASLSEILASLPGITIREGYEPEIDLRGQGYSKARATIQVMIDGVPVNMLDSSHRKVPLNTVNPNQIERIEVIPGGGAVLYGNGTAGGVINILTKKHRGNFGNIGYRYGSFGDRKYDIAAGTSLGNFDFALDYSNEDKNGYRRNSPSDSDYFSARIAYNFNKNDTIALKYRGYRTEYKQYNGLSKKQVQEDRRQNGMAPGQKGSTDRKLDEYSFNFHKRVGKNNDLSFHAYKLESDIKTRSQTPKLTRIVKAEDNRSGVKIKDKLNYGNGNNIIIGAGYTNHTMFLSNIKVEKKTLESFALNTLKFGKLEFSQGLRFEKSKYQGDAAKAFGLKSGETSKTLENYGASLALNYLYSHAGNVYVKYERAFNTPAPLQTIKNINWQTYNSDAKSEKSNTYEIGFRDYILNSIVSASAYYSETANELKTVWLGSHFHDLSNFNTINYGKTKRYGFDLKAEQKFEKFRISESYSFVNAKIIKSGETASQKATEGKYIPDVPKHKFVLSTDYDFNEKFSIGASYQYQAAAYIDSRNSLGKEGKKSIVNLRANYKFNDHFHIYAGIKNLFNAKYYDSVGYTTAKPNRIYKVYNPAPSRNYYMGFDYKF, encoded by the coding sequence ATGAAAAAATTATTCTTACTATTTTCTTTGATTGCCTGTTCCAATTCGGTTTACTCCGAAATCATCCATTTGGGGGCAAGTGACATTTACTCTGATACTGGTTATGCGACCAATATAAGAAGTACGACTTCATCTCCTTTTATAATAACTGCAAAAGAAATTCAGGAAAAAAGGTTTGCAAGTCTCTCTGAAATTTTGGCAAGTCTTCCGGGAATCACTATACGAGAGGGATACGAACCTGAAATTGATTTGAGAGGACAGGGATACTCGAAAGCAAGGGCAACCATTCAGGTCATGATAGACGGTGTGCCTGTCAATATGCTGGATTCTTCTCATAGAAAAGTTCCCTTAAATACTGTAAATCCGAATCAAATCGAACGAATCGAAGTCATTCCGGGTGGAGGAGCTGTTTTATATGGGAATGGAACGGCAGGCGGTGTCATCAATATTCTTACTAAAAAACATCGAGGAAATTTTGGAAATATAGGCTATCGTTATGGAAGTTTTGGAGATCGTAAATACGATATTGCCGCAGGAACCAGTTTAGGAAACTTTGACTTTGCTCTTGATTATTCCAATGAAGATAAAAACGGCTACAGAAGAAATTCTCCTTCCGATTCGGATTATTTTTCTGCCAGAATTGCTTATAACTTCAATAAAAATGATACAATTGCTCTAAAATACAGAGGATATAGAACAGAGTATAAACAGTACAACGGTTTAAGCAAAAAGCAAGTACAGGAAGACAGAAGACAGAACGGAATGGCCCCCGGACAAAAAGGTTCCACTGATAGAAAGTTGGATGAATACAGTTTCAATTTTCATAAAAGAGTAGGAAAAAACAACGATCTTAGTTTCCATGCCTATAAACTAGAAAGCGATATAAAAACAAGATCACAAACTCCAAAATTAACGAGAATTGTAAAAGCGGAAGATAATAGATCAGGAGTAAAAATCAAAGATAAATTGAATTATGGAAATGGTAACAACATTATTATCGGTGCAGGTTATACCAATCATACCATGTTTTTAAGCAACATAAAAGTAGAGAAAAAGACTCTGGAAAGCTTCGCCTTGAACACATTGAAATTCGGAAAACTTGAATTTTCACAAGGATTGAGATTTGAAAAATCCAAATATCAAGGAGATGCCGCCAAAGCTTTCGGATTAAAAAGTGGAGAAACTTCTAAAACACTGGAGAACTATGGTGCTTCCCTAGCTCTTAATTATTTGTATTCTCATGCAGGAAATGTATATGTGAAATATGAGAGAGCTTTTAATACTCCTGCCCCTTTACAAACCATAAAAAATATTAACTGGCAAACCTATAACAGTGATGCAAAATCAGAAAAAAGTAATACCTATGAAATCGGCTTCCGAGACTATATTCTAAATTCCATAGTCAGTGCTTCCGCTTATTATAGTGAAACCGCAAATGAATTAAAAACAGTTTGGTTAGGTAGCCATTTCCATGATCTTTCCAATTTTAATACCATCAACTATGGAAAGACAAAGAGATACGGATTCGATTTGAAGGCGGAACAGAAATTTGAAAAATTCAGAATTTCAGAATCCTATTCCTTTGTAAATGCTAAAATCATAAAAAGTGGGGAAACTGCCAGTCAAAAAGCAACGGAAGGAAAATATATTCCTGATGTTCCGAAACACAAGTTTGTACTTTCGACTGATTATGATTTTAATGAAAAATTCTCTATTGGAGCAAGCTATCAATACCAAGCTGCTGCATATATTGACTCTCGAAACAGCTTGGGAAAAGAAGGGAAAAAATCAATTGTGAATTTGAGAGCAAACTATAAATTCAATGATCATTTCCACATTTATGCCGGAATTAAAAATCTATTTAATGCAAAATACTATGATTCTGTGGGTTATACTACTGCCAAACCAAATAGGATATATAAGGTTTACAACCCTGCACCAAGCAGAAATTACTATATGGGATTTGATTATAAATTCTAA
- a CDS encoding DUF4198 domain-containing protein codes for MKKEKVILGFILLSNILFAHDHILYTPKLDVSGETKVRMKALLAHPETGKKVRPASMSTNDEGKTSLPETFFVIHNKQKTDLASKVTLEKVSYDEKGNTITAYDFIYTDKDGLKGKGNWIFVMEGNTQAHGWNLTSTMKVIVAKDYSGTDFADRVAEGKNEIIPLTSPVKAWKEGVFRGKFVDKDGNPVKNASVDIMFMNVDFDVEAGIWKGGEELPKVRMTTFTDDNGVFAFSPSRAGQWFIKGTKSFDREKKVVYDASLLVEFE; via the coding sequence ATGAAAAAAGAGAAAGTAATTCTTGGCTTTATTTTATTATCTAATATTTTGTTTGCACACGATCATATTTTATATACACCGAAGTTGGATGTCAGTGGGGAAACGAAAGTTAGAATGAAAGCACTTTTGGCACATCCGGAAACCGGAAAAAAAGTAAGACCGGCAAGTATGTCCACGAATGACGAAGGAAAAACGAGTTTGCCTGAAACCTTTTTTGTGATTCATAACAAACAAAAAACGGATTTAGCATCGAAAGTAACACTGGAAAAAGTCAGCTATGATGAAAAGGGAAACACAATTACCGCCTATGACTTTATTTATACGGATAAAGATGGATTGAAAGGAAAAGGAAATTGGATATTCGTTATGGAAGGAAACACCCAGGCTCACGGTTGGAACTTGACTTCCACCATGAAAGTCATTGTGGCGAAAGACTACAGCGGTACTGACTTTGCAGATAGAGTAGCGGAAGGGAAAAATGAAATTATTCCTTTAACTTCTCCTGTGAAAGCATGGAAAGAAGGCGTATTTCGAGGAAAATTTGTGGATAAGGATGGAAATCCTGTTAAAAATGCTTCGGTGGATATTATGTTCATGAATGTTGATTTTGATGTGGAAGCAGGTATCTGGAAAGGTGGAGAAGAATTACCGAAGGTGCGTATGACTACCTTTACGGACGATAATGGAGTCTTTGCTTTCAGTCCTTCCAGAGCCGGGCAATGGTTCATAAAAGGAACAAAATCTTTTGACCGAGAGAAAAAAGTAGTATATGACGCTTCTCTGTTGGTGGAATTTGAATAA
- the gmhA gene encoding D-sedoheptulose 7-phosphate isomerase produces MQLLDSYKTELALLKQFIEEEEKRGETERVAKTLAEVFRNKGKVLICGNGGSNCDAMHFAEEFTGRFRKERPALPAISLSDSSHITCVGNDYGFDYIFSKGVEAYGQEGDFFIGISTSGNSPNVIEAVKTAKERKLKTLALLGKDGGKLKGMCDYEFIIPGETSDRIQEIHMMILHIIIEGVERILFPENYMV; encoded by the coding sequence ATGCAATTACTGGATTCTTACAAAACAGAGTTGGCTTTATTGAAACAATTTATAGAGGAAGAAGAAAAAAGAGGGGAAACGGAAAGAGTCGCAAAGACTTTGGCGGAAGTATTTCGAAACAAAGGAAAGGTACTCATCTGTGGAAACGGAGGAAGCAACTGTGATGCAATGCATTTCGCAGAAGAATTTACAGGACGTTTTCGAAAGGAAAGACCGGCATTACCGGCAATTTCTTTATCGGATTCCTCGCATATTACCTGTGTGGGAAATGATTACGGTTTTGACTATATTTTTTCCAAAGGGGTAGAAGCTTACGGGCAGGAGGGAGATTTTTTTATTGGAATTTCTACCAGCGGAAATTCTCCCAATGTAATAGAAGCTGTGAAAACGGCAAAGGAAAGAAAACTGAAAACTCTAGCTCTTCTTGGGAAAGACGGAGGAAAATTAAAAGGAATGTGTGATTATGAATTTATTATCCCTGGAGAAACTTCTGATAGAATTCAGGAGATACATATGATGATTTTACATATCATCATCGAGGGAGTAGAAAGGATTTTGTTTCCGGAAAATTATATGGTGTAA
- a CDS encoding LysR family transcriptional regulator gives MDLHYLEIFYEVAKAKSFTKAASELYINQSAVSIQVKKFEEILNTKLFDRSSKKIKLTYTGEALYKMAEEIFEKVKRAEKEISKIIDLDRARLSIGASPVIAEPLLPRLMKGFSKAHEEIEYDLQVSEKENLLRMLKEGDLDVLIIDEERINNPNLEVLTIERVPYVLVSKKEYTNIQEVAKDPLITRKYVPNNNQAISILEEKYRIIFEEKIPVFGNLSVIKGMVNEEIANAILPYYAVYKEIQNGEYKTVYKITEVKDAYQVVITKDKKGLIQIIKFLNFIQDYRLQY, from the coding sequence TTGGATCTACACTACTTGGAAATTTTTTATGAAGTAGCAAAAGCAAAGAGTTTTACAAAAGCTGCGAGCGAATTGTACATCAATCAATCCGCAGTTTCTATTCAAGTAAAAAAATTTGAAGAAATCCTAAATACAAAGCTTTTTGATCGAAGCTCGAAAAAGATTAAATTGACCTACACGGGAGAAGCTTTGTATAAAATGGCGGAAGAGATTTTCGAAAAAGTAAAACGAGCGGAAAAAGAAATTTCTAAAATCATTGATTTGGATAGGGCAAGACTTTCCATTGGAGCCTCCCCGGTCATTGCGGAGCCTTTATTACCTCGACTTATGAAAGGGTTCAGCAAGGCACATGAAGAAATTGAATATGATTTGCAGGTATCGGAAAAAGAAAATTTACTTCGTATGTTAAAAGAGGGAGATTTGGATGTATTGATTATTGACGAAGAAAGAATCAATAATCCAAATTTGGAAGTTCTTACGATTGAGAGAGTTCCATATGTATTGGTGAGTAAAAAAGAGTATACAAATATTCAAGAAGTTGCAAAAGATCCTTTGATTACAAGAAAGTATGTTCCGAATAACAATCAGGCGATATCCATTTTGGAGGAAAAATATCGGATTATCTTTGAGGAAAAAATACCGGTGTTCGGAAATTTATCCGTCATCAAAGGAATGGTAAATGAGGAGATTGCAAATGCCATTTTACCCTATTATGCCGTATATAAGGAAATTCAAAATGGGGAATATAAGACGGTATATAAGATTACGGAGGTAAAAGATGCCTATCAGGTGGTCATTACCAAAGATAAGAAAGGATTAATTCAAATTATTAAGTTTTTAAACTTTATTCAGGATTATCGTTTACAATACTAG
- a CDS encoding valine--tRNA ligase, with protein sequence MKELSKTYSPKEIESKWYPIWEEKKYFAGTLEEGKENYSIVIPPPNVTGILHMGHVLNNSIQDTLVRYQRMTGKNTLWLPGCDHAGIATQNKVERKLKEEGLTKEDLGREEFLRRTWEWKEEHGGIITTQLRKLGASLDWERERFTMDEGLSHAVRKIFVDLYRDGLIYQGEYMVNWCPSCGTALADDEVDHEESHGHLWHLKYPVKDSDEFIIIATSRPETMLADVAVAVHPEDERYRHLIGKMLILPLVGREIPVIADEYVDREFGTGALKITPAHDPNDFVLGQKYHLPIYNMMTADGKVSEEYPKYAGLDRFEARKAMVKELEESGVLVKIEELNHNVGQCYRCSTVVEPRVSKQWFVKTKPLAEKAIDVVRNGQVKIMPKRMEKIYYSWMENIRDWCISRQLWWGHRIPAWYGPDEHIFVAMDETEALSQAKLHYGKEVELRQEEDVLDTWFSSALWPFSTMGWPEKTKELELYYPTSTLVTGADIIFFWVARMIMFGLYEMKDIPFRNVFFHGIVRDDLGRKMSKSLGNSPDPLDLIEQYGADAIRFSMIYNTSQGQDVRFSEKLLEMGRNFANKIWNASRFVMMNLEDFDINTFDEKEVKYELVDEWILSRLQETAKAVETRLSNFQLDEAAKAVYEFLRGDFCDWYVEIAKIRLYNLEDVQSKRTAQYVLWSILEAGLRLLHPFMPYISEEIWQSIKKENAGKTIVLAEYPKFEAEKYHQDLEEDFAYIQEVVSSLRNIRAEMGISPAKEAKVIIRSEDDRELEVLERNKAFLQQLAKISDLSYGKEMEKPADSAFRVARNSVVYMILADLIDKEAEVKKIQDQIAKVQKELDKVNAKLANEKFVSKAPTEILEREKRIQKEYQDKMYKLVENLKNFMI encoded by the coding sequence ATGAAGGAATTGAGTAAAACATATTCTCCCAAAGAAATTGAAAGCAAATGGTATCCAATTTGGGAAGAAAAAAAATATTTTGCAGGAACATTGGAAGAGGGAAAGGAAAACTATTCGATTGTCATTCCACCTCCTAATGTCACGGGAATTTTACATATGGGACATGTTTTAAATAATTCCATTCAAGATACTTTGGTTCGTTACCAAAGAATGACAGGAAAAAATACTCTATGGTTACCGGGATGTGATCATGCGGGGATTGCAACTCAAAACAAGGTGGAACGAAAGTTAAAAGAGGAAGGATTGACAAAAGAAGACTTGGGAAGAGAGGAATTTCTGAGACGAACCTGGGAATGGAAAGAGGAACATGGAGGAATTATTACAACTCAACTTCGAAAATTAGGAGCTTCTTTAGATTGGGAGCGAGAACGTTTTACGATGGATGAAGGACTCTCTCATGCAGTGCGAAAAATCTTTGTAGATTTATATCGAGACGGATTGATTTATCAAGGAGAATACATGGTAAACTGGTGTCCATCCTGCGGGACGGCTTTGGCGGATGATGAAGTGGATCATGAAGAAAGTCATGGACATCTGTGGCACTTAAAATATCCGGTAAAAGACAGCGATGAATTTATTATTATTGCAACTTCCAGACCGGAAACCATGCTGGCCGATGTGGCGGTAGCCGTACATCCGGAAGATGAAAGATATCGACATTTGATTGGAAAGATGTTGATATTACCATTGGTAGGAAGAGAAATTCCTGTGATTGCAGATGAGTATGTAGATAGAGAATTTGGAACGGGAGCCTTAAAAATCACTCCGGCTCATGACCCGAATGATTTTGTCTTAGGACAAAAATATCACTTGCCAATTTATAATATGATGACAGCAGATGGAAAAGTTTCGGAAGAATATCCAAAATATGCAGGTTTAGATCGCTTTGAAGCGAGAAAAGCCATGGTAAAGGAATTGGAAGAGAGTGGAGTTCTTGTAAAAATAGAGGAATTAAATCATAATGTAGGACAATGTTATCGTTGCAGTACTGTGGTAGAGCCAAGAGTATCAAAACAATGGTTTGTCAAAACAAAACCTTTGGCGGAAAAAGCAATCGACGTAGTTCGAAACGGTCAAGTAAAAATTATGCCAAAACGAATGGAGAAAATCTATTATAGTTGGATGGAAAATATCCGAGATTGGTGTATTTCAAGACAACTTTGGTGGGGACATAGAATTCCTGCTTGGTACGGACCGGATGAACATATATTTGTTGCTATGGATGAAACGGAAGCCTTGTCACAGGCAAAACTGCACTATGGAAAAGAAGTGGAATTAAGACAGGAAGAAGATGTATTGGATACTTGGTTTTCTTCTGCACTTTGGCCTTTCTCCACGATGGGTTGGCCTGAAAAAACAAAAGAATTGGAATTGTATTATCCGACTTCCACTTTAGTAACGGGAGCCGATATTATTTTCTTCTGGGTGGCTCGTATGATTATGTTCGGACTCTATGAGATGAAGGATATTCCATTCCGGAATGTGTTCTTTCATGGAATTGTTCGAGATGATTTGGGAAGAAAAATGTCAAAATCTTTAGGAAATTCTCCGGATCCGTTGGACTTAATTGAGCAATATGGAGCAGATGCGATTCGCTTCTCGATGATTTACAATACTTCACAAGGACAAGATGTCCGTTTCTCCGAAAAATTATTGGAAATGGGAAGAAACTTCGCCAATAAAATTTGGAATGCTTCTCGTTTTGTGATGATGAATTTGGAGGATTTCGACATCAATACTTTTGATGAAAAAGAAGTAAAATATGAATTGGTGGATGAATGGATTCTTTCCAGATTACAAGAAACGGCAAAGGCAGTGGAAACAAGACTTTCTAATTTTCAATTGGATGAGGCTGCAAAAGCGGTCTATGAATTTTTAAGAGGAGATTTCTGTGATTGGTATGTAGAAATTGCAAAAATTCGTTTGTACAATTTGGAGGATGTACAAAGCAAGAGAACGGCTCAATATGTATTGTGGTCTATCTTGGAAGCGGGACTTCGATTGCTACATCCGTTTATGCCATATATTTCGGAAGAAATTTGGCAAAGTATTAAAAAGGAAAATGCGGGAAAAACGATTGTTCTTGCAGAATATCCGAAGTTTGAAGCGGAAAAATATCATCAAGACTTGGAAGAAGATTTTGCTTATATCCAAGAAGTCGTTTCCTCTTTACGAAATATTCGAGCGGAAATGGGAATTTCTCCGGCAAAGGAAGCAAAAGTAATCATTCGGAGTGAAGATGACAGGGAATTGGAAGTCTTGGAAAGAAATAAGGCCTTTTTACAACAGCTTGCCAAAATTTCAGATTTATCTTACGGAAAAGAAATGGAGAAACCTGCAGACAGTGCTTTTCGAGTAGCCAGAAATTCTGTTGTCTATATGATCTTGGCAGATTTAATTGATAAGGAAGCGGAAGTGAAAAAAATTCAGGATCAAATTGCAAAAGTACAAAAAGAGTTAGACAAAGTCAATGCAAAATTAGCAAATGAAAAATTCGTTTCCAAGGCTCCGACAGAAATTTTAGAACGAGAAAAGAGAATTCAAAAAGAGTATCAAGACAAAATGTATAAATTAGTGGAAAACTTAAAGAACTTTATGATATAA
- the yihA gene encoding ribosome biogenesis GTP-binding protein YihA/YsxC produces MRIKRADYLKSAVYEKDYPERLNSVEFAFVGRSNVGKSSLINSLTSRTKLARTSKTPGRTQLINFFIINQEFYIVDLPGYGFAKVPKAMKKEWGSTIERYIISTRTKLVFVLLDIRRIPSEEDMEMLRWLDFHNLPFKIIFTKTDKISNNEKFRLLKEIRKKIEFHNEDVFFYSSLSHKGREEVLQFMEDTLKEAGGNVDEGIE; encoded by the coding sequence ATGAGAATCAAAAGAGCTGATTATTTAAAGTCGGCGGTTTATGAGAAAGATTATCCTGAAAGATTGAACAGTGTCGAATTTGCTTTTGTAGGGAGATCCAATGTCGGAAAATCTTCCTTGATTAACAGTTTAACTTCCCGAACAAAATTGGCAAGAACAAGTAAAACTCCGGGAAGAACACAACTGATTAACTTTTTTATCATAAATCAGGAATTCTATATTGTAGATTTACCGGGATATGGGTTTGCTAAGGTTCCCAAAGCAATGAAAAAAGAATGGGGTTCCACCATTGAACGATATATTATCAGTACACGTACAAAATTGGTCTTTGTACTTTTAGATATTCGAAGAATTCCAAGTGAAGAGGATATGGAGATGTTACGTTGGTTGGATTTTCATAATCTTCCTTTTAAAATTATTTTTACAAAAACAGATAAAATTTCAAACAACGAAAAATTTCGTCTGTTAAAAGAGATTCGAAAGAAAATAGAGTTTCATAATGAAGATGTATTTTTTTATTCCTCTCTTTCTCATAAAGGGAGGGAAGAAGTACTTCAATTTATGGAAGATACATTAAAAGAGGCAGGAGGAAACGTAGATGAAGGAATTGAGTAA
- the lon gene encoding endopeptidase La, protein MERTSFLPTRDLIIFPGVVIPIYIGRKDSLTTLEEAVKNKNKLILGLQKDPNVEEPDLDKGIYKVGILVSILQVIKMPNNNIKVLVEGESRVKISKVTLTNGHYEAEYSPVRELGKKSKETEAVFRKVFSYFEKYLSFAGKSAAELLVTLKNNKDFSISFDIIAANLPITTDLKQELVEIFNIRDRGYRLLDILSNEMEIVSLEKKIDDKVKSKMNEAQKAYYLKEKISALKEELGDYSQDDDILELVDKLKEANLPAEVQKKMESEVKKLSKMQPFSAESSVTRNYIETVLDLPWNHTTEDILDIKTSSAILERDHYGLKEPKTKVLDYLAVKKLNPEAKGSILCLVGPPGVGKTSLVKSIADSMGRAFVRVSLGGVRDEAEIRGHRRTYVGSMPGKIMKALKEAGTNNPVILLDEIDKMSSDMKGDPASAMLEVLDPEQNKSFEDHFIDMPFDLSKVFFVATANSLYPVSRPLIDRMEIVELDSYTEYEKLHIAKQYLIKQARKENGLEKISMSITDKAISRIINEYTAEPGVRNLKRQIIKLCRKLARIVVEEEKESIKIGVKDLESYLGKPIYRKEMRRKEETRIGSVNGLGVTSVGGCTLPVQAVTVPGKGGLSVTGKLGEVMKESVEVAFNYVKSNLEHYVPYDKEFFTKKNIHIHFPDGATPKDGPSAGIAITTAIISVLCNREIRQDVAMTGEVSLLGDVLPIGGVKEKVLGAHRGGIREVIIPDGNARDREDIPEEIKGEMKIHIAKTYADVEKIIFADKK, encoded by the coding sequence ATGGAAAGAACGTCATTTTTACCGACGAGAGATTTAATCATTTTTCCGGGAGTTGTCATTCCTATCTATATAGGAAGAAAGGATAGTTTAACAACGTTGGAAGAAGCGGTTAAAAATAAAAATAAATTAATTTTAGGATTACAAAAAGATCCGAATGTGGAAGAACCGGATTTGGACAAGGGAATTTATAAGGTAGGAATTTTAGTTTCTATTTTACAAGTGATTAAAATGCCGAATAATAATATTAAAGTTTTGGTAGAGGGAGAAAGCCGAGTGAAGATTTCCAAGGTTACTTTAACCAATGGACATTATGAGGCAGAATATAGCCCTGTACGAGAATTGGGAAAAAAATCAAAAGAAACGGAAGCTGTTTTCCGAAAAGTTTTTTCCTATTTTGAAAAATATCTTTCTTTTGCAGGAAAAAGTGCGGCAGAATTATTAGTCACTTTAAAAAATAATAAAGATTTCAGTATTTCTTTTGATATTATTGCGGCTAATTTACCGATTACAACGGATTTAAAACAAGAATTGGTAGAAATTTTCAACATTCGGGATCGAGGTTATCGACTGTTGGATATTTTGAGCAATGAGATGGAAATTGTCAGTCTGGAAAAGAAAATTGATGATAAAGTGAAGTCGAAGATGAATGAGGCACAAAAGGCATACTATTTGAAAGAAAAAATTTCTGCTTTAAAAGAAGAATTGGGAGATTATTCTCAAGATGACGATATATTGGAACTTGTAGATAAATTGAAAGAGGCAAATCTTCCGGCGGAAGTTCAAAAGAAAATGGAAAGTGAAGTAAAGAAATTGTCAAAAATGCAACCATTTTCTGCAGAATCTTCCGTAACTCGAAATTATATTGAAACAGTCTTGGACTTGCCTTGGAATCATACAACGGAAGATATTTTGGATATAAAAACTTCTTCCGCTATTTTAGAAAGAGATCACTATGGTTTGAAAGAACCGAAAACAAAAGTTTTGGATTATTTGGCAGTGAAAAAATTAAATCCGGAAGCAAAGGGAAGCATTTTATGTCTTGTAGGACCTCCCGGAGTGGGAAAAACATCTTTGGTAAAATCGATTGCGGATTCTATGGGGCGAGCTTTTGTGAGAGTTTCTTTAGGAGGAGTTCGGGACGAAGCTGAAATCAGAGGACACCGTAGAACCTATGTGGGATCTATGCCCGGAAAAATTATGAAAGCTTTGAAAGAAGCGGGAACCAATAATCCGGTTATTTTATTGGACGAAATTGATAAGATGTCCAGTGATATGAAGGGAGATCCGGCTTCCGCTATGTTGGAAGTGTTGGATCCGGAACAAAACAAATCTTTTGAGGATCATTTCATTGATATGCCCTTTGACTTATCCAAGGTATTTTTTGTAGCAACTGCAAACAGTTTGTATCCGGTCAGTCGTCCTTTGATTGACAGAATGGAAATTGTGGAATTGGATTCTTATACGGAGTATGAAAAACTACATATTGCAAAACAATATCTTATCAAACAGGCTCGAAAAGAAAACGGTTTGGAAAAAATTTCTATGAGCATCACGGATAAGGCTATTTCCAGAATTATTAATGAATATACGGCAGAACCGGGAGTTCGTAATTTGAAAAGACAGATTATTAAGTTATGTCGAAAATTGGCAAGAATTGTTGTGGAAGAAGAAAAAGAAAGCATTAAGATTGGAGTGAAAGATTTAGAAAGCTATCTTGGAAAGCCAATCTATCGAAAAGAAATGAGAAGAAAAGAAGAAACTCGTATCGGTTCTGTAAACGGATTGGGAGTTACCTCCGTAGGAGGCTGCACCTTACCGGTACAGGCGGTTACCGTTCCCGGAAAGGGTGGTTTGAGTGTTACCGGAAAATTGGGAGAAGTCATGAAAGAGTCCGTAGAAGTTGCTTTTAACTATGTAAAATCAAATCTGGAGCATTATGTTCCCTATGATAAGGAATTTTTTACGAAAAAAAATATCCATATTCACTTCCCGGATGGAGCAACTCCGAAAGATGGACCTTCTGCAGGAATTGCGATTACCACTGCGATTATTTCCGTTCTTTGCAATCGAGAAATTCGCCAAGATGTGGCGATGACCGGAGAAGTTTCTCTGTTGGGAGATGTTTTGCCGATTGGCGGAGTAAAAGAGAAAGTCTTGGGAGCACATCGGGGAGGAATTCGAGAAGTTATCATTCCGGACGGAAATGCAAGAGATCGGGAAGACATTCCGGAGGAAATCAAAGGAGAAATGAAAATTCATATCGCAAAGACCTATGCAGATGTTGAAAAAATAATATTTGCAGATAAGAAATAA